One stretch of Ktedonobacterales bacterium DNA includes these proteins:
- a CDS encoding ParA family protein — MKVVSFSIFKGGTGKTTSTVSTAAALRKKGKRVLLVDLDQQASATRYLDLDPEATPSLYDVFLGAKSAQAAIRHTKFGIDVLPSHYLLAAIEEALEPGEEQKLSGMLNPLKQEYDFILIDTPPGKAMLAFNGLAAADLIVIPASAERMAVDGVADLISHVQKIMWSKFALGHQELRILFTMYRATTSHSPAIVENARKIWRENVLNFKIPHATIFSRSYDEKTPIGMLDPSHPGAIAYDLFADWLIDSSNEAA, encoded by the coding sequence ATGAAGGTGGTTAGCTTCTCGATATTCAAAGGCGGGACAGGGAAGACCACCTCCACTGTCAGCACAGCCGCCGCGCTGAGGAAGAAAGGGAAGCGCGTTTTGTTGGTTGACCTTGACCAGCAGGCGTCAGCGACACGGTATCTTGATCTTGACCCAGAGGCAACCCCCAGTCTCTACGATGTCTTTCTTGGGGCGAAGTCCGCCCAGGCTGCGATCAGACATACTAAGTTCGGCATCGATGTCTTGCCATCCCACTACCTGCTTGCAGCCATTGAAGAAGCGCTGGAGCCTGGTGAGGAGCAAAAGCTCTCAGGTATGCTAAATCCGTTGAAGCAAGAGTATGACTTCATCCTGATTGATACGCCGCCTGGCAAGGCTATGCTGGCGTTTAACGGTCTGGCCGCCGCCGACCTGATTGTTATACCAGCCTCTGCCGAACGCATGGCAGTAGACGGCGTAGCAGACCTTATATCGCATGTCCAGAAGATCATGTGGTCAAAGTTCGCTCTGGGCCATCAGGAGCTACGCATCCTGTTTACCATGTACCGGGCGACGACCAGTCATTCACCGGCTATCGTCGAGAATGCCCGGAAAATCTGGCGCGAAAACGTGCTGAATTTCAAGATACCTCATGCCACCATCTTCTCGCGTTCCTATGACGAGAAGACACCAATCGGTATGTTAGACCCATCCCACCCTGGTGCAATTGCTTATGACCTGTTTGCGGATTGGTTAATCGACAGCAGCAATGAAGCAGCCTAG
- a CDS encoding type IV secretory system conjugative DNA transfer family protein → MVEQVLHRARFAHTRELWHLLSDSFIPDGVLLGTRRLFLFGKPSVTVRRSKQRPEIGNLLIVAPTRGGKGLLAVSQLLTWHHSVIVNDIRGDLFAQTAGFRNLLGPVYVLDPTGAGHAYDPLQGKTTEDALYASAAHLLYQTEEREPIFTQRATTMLMCIFAAAKQEGVAALPYARALLRSGLAACAERLQTVSPDLATLFLDVRLEQAHLTDRFLLSAWGTLTARMRPLLTETVVRSLARTDVTAEQIMTDKKPVTVYLRWKEQNLLALSPLVRLLWGSLIDELITTYDQRAGSGCQPVLLLIDEGGRTAIPSLADHATTVVGRGISIWLAVQSLSQLEVVYGKARAQVLRDNMESQLYYRPTDVATARYVEERCGRRSAYARHTTEQQGGHASEGRSEQAVPLLSAQEFLRYKDHEVIGFHRALPPIKLERMDWRQYPLLQKRLSVPPPKLPTLADIADLPMMRGMNQPVYIDPDG, encoded by the coding sequence ATGGTAGAGCAGGTACTCCATCGGGCACGTTTTGCCCACACCCGCGAACTCTGGCACTTGCTGTCTGACTCATTTATTCCTGATGGGGTGCTGCTCGGAACAAGGCGGCTGTTTCTCTTTGGCAAGCCGTCCGTGACGGTCAGGAGATCAAAGCAGCGCCCGGAGATCGGTAATCTTTTGATCGTTGCCCCCACCAGAGGCGGGAAGGGGCTCCTGGCGGTCAGCCAACTGCTCACCTGGCATCACAGCGTGATCGTCAATGACATCAGGGGCGACCTCTTTGCTCAGACTGCTGGATTCCGCAACCTGCTCGGGCCGGTCTATGTGCTTGACCCCACCGGAGCCGGGCACGCCTACGACCCCTTACAAGGGAAGACCACCGAAGACGCCCTCTACGCCAGCGCCGCGCACTTGCTGTACCAGACCGAGGAACGGGAGCCGATCTTTACGCAGCGAGCCACGACGATGCTGATGTGTATCTTTGCCGCGGCCAAGCAGGAAGGAGTAGCCGCCCTGCCATATGCCAGGGCGCTGCTTCGCTCAGGTCTGGCCGCTTGTGCGGAGCGGTTGCAGACAGTATCCCCAGACCTGGCGACCCTGTTTCTTGATGTGCGCCTGGAGCAGGCTCATCTTACCGACCGCTTTTTGCTGTCGGCCTGGGGAACCCTCACGGCCAGGATGCGCCCGCTGCTTACGGAGACGGTTGTACGGTCGCTGGCACGGACAGACGTTACTGCTGAACAGATTATGACCGACAAGAAGCCGGTTACGGTGTATCTGCGCTGGAAAGAGCAAAACCTGCTGGCCCTATCGCCACTGGTCCGGCTCTTATGGGGGTCTCTTATAGATGAGTTAATCACGACCTATGACCAGCGAGCGGGAAGCGGCTGCCAGCCGGTCCTGTTGCTGATCGATGAAGGCGGAAGAACGGCTATACCCTCGTTGGCCGACCACGCTACGACGGTAGTGGGCCGCGGTATCAGCATATGGCTGGCGGTGCAATCCCTCTCACAGCTAGAGGTGGTATACGGCAAGGCCCGCGCCCAGGTGCTCAGAGACAATATGGAGAGCCAGCTTTACTACCGGCCCACCGATGTAGCCACTGCTCGCTATGTAGAAGAACGTTGCGGTAGACGATCAGCGTATGCCCGCCATACCACCGAACAGCAGGGCGGCCACGCCAGCGAGGGACGATCAGAGCAGGCCGTACCACTGCTGAGCGCCCAGGAGTTCTTGCGGTACAAAGACCATGAGGTTATCGGCTTTCACCGGGCGTTGCCGCCGATCAAGCTAGAGCGCATGGACTGGCGGCAATACCCCTTACTACAGAAGCGGCTATCTGTACCTCCACCGAAACTACCCACTCTTGCGGACATTGCCGATCTGCCTATGATGCGGGGAATGAACCAACCTGTGTACATAGACCCTGACGGGTAG
- a CDS encoding polyprenyl synthetase family protein has protein sequence MSNGPGFTLPGRGLLPESFRQSKEYKRYTSRHFLGSFRAFIDEVACFGGGVLDPAQKSHLNEVAQSVVDTRGRGIEAWLTLQAYRQCLKRPETPAHLTVVTELAVAYYAKFAAYETLDDLPAFDNDPTRRNALSIWKKYGEETAILFAHVLSAYVNRTILNLALDQPIKLQLLGELCLVDTQTLIGESIHLGAEDVALPDAINITLQAHALKASSFGAHIMATAALAAQAPEEVATMRKLGYAMAACGQIVNDADYGAVEHDRETNAPNMITAAGWKGAEEIFRKYKSLAEEILDRYEQPNKHLRKRLTEYEQLLTERAAKQGHSAITVL, from the coding sequence ATGAGCAATGGCCCAGGCTTTACCCTGCCCGGTAGGGGTTTACTACCGGAGTCCTTTCGGCAGAGCAAGGAATACAAGCGCTATACCAGTAGACACTTTCTGGGGAGCTTCAGGGCTTTTATTGACGAAGTTGCCTGTTTCGGGGGTGGGGTACTAGACCCGGCGCAAAAGAGCCACCTAAACGAAGTAGCTCAGTCCGTAGTAGACACACGAGGCAGGGGGATAGAAGCCTGGCTTACCCTTCAGGCATATCGGCAATGCCTCAAGCGGCCAGAAACCCCCGCGCACCTTACCGTTGTTACGGAACTCGCAGTAGCCTACTATGCTAAATTCGCCGCATATGAAACCCTGGATGATCTGCCCGCCTTCGATAACGACCCCACGCGGAGAAATGCCCTCTCGATCTGGAAAAAATACGGCGAGGAAACCGCAATCCTGTTTGCTCATGTGTTGTCTGCCTACGTCAATCGCACGATTCTTAACCTGGCGTTAGACCAACCAATAAAACTACAGCTATTAGGGGAGCTTTGCCTAGTTGATACGCAGACCCTCATAGGCGAGAGTATTCATCTGGGAGCAGAAGACGTAGCCCTGCCTGATGCTATCAACATAACCTTGCAGGCACACGCTCTAAAAGCATCCAGTTTCGGCGCACATATAATGGCGACGGCAGCGCTGGCTGCTCAGGCCCCAGAGGAAGTAGCGACCATGCGGAAGCTAGGCTACGCTATGGCAGCATGCGGGCAGATTGTGAACGATGCCGACTATGGCGCAGTCGAACACGACCGCGAGACAAACGCCCCTAACATGATAACGGCTGCGGGATGGAAAGGAGCCGAGGAGATATTTAGGAAATACAAATCTCTAGCCGAGGAGATTCTTGACAGGTATGAGCAGCCGAATAAACATCTCCGTAAACGCCTAACTGAATATGAGCAGTTGCTTACCGAGCGGGCCGCCAAGCAAGGCCACAGTGCGATCACCGTTCTCTGA
- a CDS encoding cellulase family glycosylhydrolase codes for MAKRLRRSRATSSSKRSRFQILPKRLSSQLGYGPFRILGGLVVALLVGFIGYRVLFNAFALVSPPPVTGYTVSGKQILLNGKTAFTPYGMQLGGITMAVTNWSTNKSSYITSDMVAAAKNTWHSNTVSLQLASVNVFDQAPYDSAYMARVDQIVTWATQQNMNIILVLQYEATSQQRAPTADSVKFWDFISKRYANRPQVMFDLFNEPTASLLFSDTDSDQVWNFWQNGGTVKGTTYVGMQQLVDTIRSNAPSNLIFADGLAAGEDIALLPKHLLKGSNIVYAIHPYISSAQHGTVAQWDNWFGKAAASGNFPVVADEWSEYQTATDAECYPGAAATVPTFLTYLQQKHIGLIGYALYPGTLIRGWNFTDPTGFDQPPYTCPSVAFPNMDANAQGAGQLLVNYFNTYSKPL; via the coding sequence ATGGCAAAACGACTACGACGGTCACGTGCAACGTCTTCCTCTAAAAGATCACGTTTTCAAATCCTGCCGAAACGGCTTTCTTCTCAACTCGGTTACGGTCCGTTCCGTATCCTGGGCGGCCTGGTGGTTGCCCTGCTTGTTGGATTTATTGGCTACCGTGTCCTCTTCAACGCCTTTGCCCTGGTATCGCCGCCGCCCGTTACCGGGTATACCGTCTCAGGAAAACAGATTCTCTTGAACGGGAAAACCGCGTTTACACCCTACGGGATGCAGCTTGGCGGCATCACTATGGCCGTGACGAACTGGAGTACGAATAAAAGCTCGTACATCACCTCTGATATGGTTGCCGCTGCAAAGAATACCTGGCACTCCAATACGGTCTCGTTGCAACTCGCCTCGGTGAACGTCTTTGACCAAGCTCCTTATGACAGCGCGTATATGGCCCGCGTAGACCAAATCGTTACTTGGGCGACGCAGCAAAATATGAACATCATCCTGGTCTTGCAGTACGAGGCGACGAGCCAGCAGCGAGCGCCTACGGCTGATAGTGTCAAGTTTTGGGATTTCATCTCCAAGCGCTATGCCAACCGTCCGCAAGTGATGTTCGATCTGTTCAATGAGCCGACAGCCTCTTTGCTGTTCAGCGACACGGACTCCGATCAGGTCTGGAACTTCTGGCAGAATGGCGGCACAGTCAAGGGGACAACCTATGTTGGCATGCAGCAGTTGGTGGATACGATCAGGAGCAACGCCCCGTCAAACCTCATCTTTGCCGACGGCCTGGCGGCTGGCGAAGATATTGCTCTCTTGCCGAAGCACCTGCTAAAAGGGAGCAACATTGTCTACGCCATTCACCCCTACATCAGTAGCGCCCAGCATGGGACAGTTGCGCAGTGGGATAACTGGTTCGGCAAGGCCGCCGCATCAGGAAATTTCCCGGTCGTGGCTGATGAATGGAGTGAGTATCAAACCGCCACCGACGCGGAATGCTACCCAGGCGCAGCGGCTACCGTCCCGACCTTCCTGACCTATCTCCAGCAAAAGCATATCGGCCTTATCGGCTACGCCCTCTACCCAGGCACCTTAATTCGCGGCTGGAACTTTACGGACCCCACCGGCTTTGACCAACCTCCCTACACCTGCCCAAGTGTCGCGTTCCCCAATATGGACGCCAACGCCCAAGGGGCCGGGCAACTCCTGGTAAATTACTTCAACACCTACTCGAAACCTCTCTAA
- a CDS encoding tetratricopeptide repeat protein codes for MRGYGRAQASDSIVTSDAVQGRHWSTRYWRRAGLAVGVLIVLIAGGVVTLRVIRPPQPSAPHHQARAAQDPNSALIHPEQGVKDAQAELRKATTQHDKAIAYADLGVAYLNNQQPDQAIAAYQDAIATDSASKVAVLAQLSSAYYANGQTSQAISTMQQLVQLLQQSPDPNMQSQAQQYQKAIAVLEAGGGL; via the coding sequence ATGAGAGGGTACGGCAGGGCGCAGGCGTCAGATAGCATCGTGACCAGCGATGCAGTACAGGGGCGCCACTGGAGTACAAGGTACTGGCGCCGCGCCGGGCTGGCCGTTGGCGTGCTGATCGTCCTTATTGCTGGGGGAGTCGTCACCCTGCGGGTTATACGCCCGCCGCAGCCGAGCGCGCCGCATCATCAAGCGCGCGCCGCGCAAGACCCGAACAGCGCCCTTATACACCCTGAGCAGGGGGTGAAAGACGCCCAGGCGGAACTGAGGAAGGCCACCACGCAACACGACAAAGCCATCGCCTACGCCGATCTTGGGGTAGCGTACCTCAATAATCAGCAGCCGGACCAAGCGATAGCAGCGTACCAGGACGCCATTGCTACTGATAGTGCATCAAAGGTTGCCGTGCTGGCGCAACTCAGCAGCGCCTACTATGCCAATGGACAGACATCCCAGGCGATCAGCACGATGCAACAACTGGTGCAACTGCTGCAACAATCGCCGGACCCGAACATGCAGAGCCAAGCACAGCAGTACCAGAAGGCCATTGCCGTGCTGGAGGCAGGCGGGGGCCTATGA
- a CDS encoding DUF2730 family protein — protein sequence MEQDHLEVLLEQIVSQNKAVLEAVGDIRTKVDNLPTRDEFNELKRDVQTIKAAVTDLSHELAEHISQPGHSGSVARAMRRPHWPS from the coding sequence ATGGAACAAGACCACTTGGAAGTATTGCTCGAGCAAATAGTCAGCCAGAATAAGGCGGTACTGGAAGCGGTGGGTGATATTCGGACAAAAGTTGATAACCTGCCGACGCGGGATGAGTTCAACGAACTAAAGCGGGACGTGCAAACTATCAAGGCGGCGGTGACTGATCTGAGCCACGAATTAGCAGAGCATATAAGCCAGCCTGGTCACAGTGGCAGTGTCGCACGGGCGATGCGTCGCCCACACTGGCCGAGTTAG
- a CDS encoding N-6 DNA methylase, with amino-acid sequence MRSTLPFMPADEEHLDVSALETWLWDAACAIRGATDAPKFKDFILPLVFYKRLSDVFDDEFAAQVEEYGDETAAREVLEADHADALKTGRRPIVRFYVPSRYTWWEVRNHAADGTLGEFVTEAMREVARLNPDLQGVLDVKDYNERQSGQRTLDDDRLANLIEVITRHRLGLKNTEPDILGRAYEYLLRKFAEGQGQSAGEFYTPKEVGWLIAEVINPAPKTTVYDPACGSGGLLIKVRLLYQDRHSDNPGQAPRLAGQEINPTTFAMAKMNMFLHDYTDSAFAIGDTLRHPGFAAKGTGLRVFDYVVANPMWNQDQYDEAFYDQDEYQRFGAGTPPRSSADWGWVQHMLASLNAQGRAAVVLDTGAVSRGSGSKSSNRERDIRRALVEGDVIEGVILLPENLFYNTSAPGIILLLNRAKPTERAGQFLLVNASQYFSKEKPKNVLTDAGIKAVAEVYIAWETRERLSRVVTLEEIRAADYNLSPSQFVEVNDRAQHRPISEILADLAAARAERERADAELAVVLAKLGLN; translated from the coding sequence ATGCGCTCAACCTTACCCTTTATGCCTGCCGACGAGGAACACCTCGACGTGTCAGCCCTCGAAACCTGGCTCTGGGACGCCGCCTGCGCCATTCGCGGCGCGACGGATGCCCCCAAGTTCAAGGATTTTATCCTGCCGCTGGTGTTCTATAAACGCCTCTCGGATGTCTTTGACGATGAGTTCGCGGCACAGGTCGAGGAGTATGGCGACGAAACTGCTGCCCGCGAGGTGCTGGAGGCTGACCATGCCGATGCCTTGAAAACCGGGCGTCGGCCGATTGTGCGCTTCTATGTGCCCAGCCGCTATACCTGGTGGGAGGTGCGCAACCACGCGGCAGATGGCACGCTCGGCGAATTTGTCACCGAGGCCATGCGCGAGGTAGCGCGCTTGAATCCCGATCTCCAGGGTGTGCTGGATGTGAAGGACTACAACGAGCGGCAGAGTGGGCAGCGCACGCTGGATGACGACCGGCTCGCCAATCTGATTGAGGTGATTACCCGGCACCGGCTGGGCTTGAAGAACACGGAGCCAGACATTCTGGGCCGGGCCTACGAATATCTGCTGCGCAAGTTCGCCGAAGGCCAGGGCCAGAGCGCAGGGGAGTTCTATACCCCCAAAGAGGTCGGCTGGCTGATTGCGGAGGTGATCAACCCGGCTCCCAAAACCACGGTGTATGACCCGGCCTGCGGGTCAGGTGGCCTGCTCATCAAGGTGCGGCTGCTCTATCAGGACCGGCATTCCGACAATCCAGGCCAGGCGCCCCGACTCGCAGGGCAGGAGATCAACCCGACGACCTTCGCCATGGCAAAGATGAACATGTTCCTGCATGACTATACCGATTCCGCCTTTGCTATTGGGGACACGCTGCGGCATCCGGGTTTTGCCGCGAAAGGAACAGGGCTGCGGGTATTTGACTACGTCGTTGCCAATCCCATGTGGAACCAGGACCAGTACGACGAGGCATTTTACGACCAGGATGAGTACCAGCGGTTTGGGGCGGGCACGCCGCCCAGATCCTCGGCTGATTGGGGCTGGGTGCAGCACATGCTGGCCTCGCTCAATGCCCAGGGGCGTGCTGCCGTCGTGCTGGATACCGGGGCCGTTTCACGCGGCTCTGGCAGCAAATCCAGCAACCGCGAGCGCGACATCCGCAGGGCGCTGGTCGAGGGTGATGTGATCGAGGGCGTGATCTTACTGCCGGAAAACCTCTTCTACAACACCTCTGCGCCAGGCATCATCCTGCTGCTCAACCGTGCCAAGCCCACCGAGCGGGCCGGGCAGTTCCTGCTGGTGAACGCTTCGCAGTATTTCAGCAAAGAGAAACCCAAGAATGTGCTGACCGATGCGGGCATCAAGGCCGTGGCCGAGGTGTATATAGCCTGGGAGACGCGGGAGAGACTGAGCCGGGTCGTGACGCTGGAGGAGATACGCGCTGCTGATTATAACCTCAGCCCTTCCCAGTTTGTGGAGGTGAACGACAGGGCGCAGCACCGACCCATCAGCGAAATTCTGGCAGACTTGGCGGCTGCGCGGGCAGAGCGAGAACGGGCTGATGCTGAACTGGCGGTGGTATTGGCAAAGTTGGGGCTGAATTGA
- a CDS encoding restriction endonuclease subunit S — protein sequence MDEQDVLVEEMLFEQDAGEGTQVQPVNTNLPHNWQRVRLGDLLENERISLTNGFAQGGYNESGQGVPHLRPFNVTEDGRIDLSQIKSVEPPREDSSYWVHPGDVIFNNTNSEELVGKTAYFAHSGRFVLSNHMTLIRILDSQTLDALWFANEFQYLWRRRVFQALCRRHVNQASVSLERLKGITIPLPPLQEQRAIAHILRTVQEAIQARRREADLERECKAALMQHLFTCGTRGEPRKQTEIGEMPESWQISSLGEICSFLQYGTSERCDADASGIPVLRIPNVIDGRVDLSDLKYAKLPANTVQGLKLETGDVLFVRTNGRREYTGRCAVFNGELKEALFASYLIRARLKPTTALPGFVRLYSETHEGRSFLSGKASNAADGKFNINTQTIKGVIVPLPTISEQQEIVDALNACDTKIAALEQEAMLIGELFRALLEELMTGRLSIASLIAVEVAHE from the coding sequence ATGGATGAGCAGGATGTGCTGGTGGAAGAAATGTTGTTCGAGCAAGATGCTGGTGAAGGTACACAGGTACAGCCAGTCAACACAAATCTACCTCATAATTGGCAGAGAGTTCGGCTGGGTGATCTTCTGGAAAACGAGAGAATTTCACTCACCAACGGCTTCGCTCAAGGTGGATACAACGAATCAGGACAAGGGGTGCCTCACCTGAGACCTTTTAACGTCACGGAAGATGGTCGCATAGATTTATCTCAGATAAAGTCTGTCGAGCCACCACGAGAGGACAGCTCTTATTGGGTGCATCCAGGCGACGTTATCTTTAATAACACAAACAGCGAGGAGTTGGTGGGTAAAACAGCGTATTTTGCTCACAGCGGAAGATTTGTCCTTTCAAACCATATGACCCTTATCCGCATCCTCGATAGCCAAACCCTTGACGCCCTTTGGTTTGCCAATGAATTTCAATATCTTTGGCGACGAAGGGTGTTTCAAGCCCTTTGCAGACGCCATGTAAATCAGGCGAGCGTGAGTTTAGAGCGGCTGAAGGGGATAACCATTCCTCTCCCTCCGCTCCAGGAGCAGCGAGCCATCGCGCACATCTTGCGCACTGTGCAGGAGGCCATCCAAGCCCGGCGGCGCGAGGCAGATTTGGAACGCGAGTGCAAGGCTGCCCTGATGCAGCACCTCTTCACCTGCGGCACCCGCGGCGAGCCAAGAAAGCAGACCGAGATTGGCGAGATGCCGGAGAGTTGGCAGATCAGTTCGCTGGGAGAAATCTGCTCGTTCCTGCAATATGGCACTTCCGAGCGTTGTGATGCAGATGCTAGCGGTATTCCAGTGCTTCGGATACCTAATGTCATTGATGGTCGGGTCGATTTGAGTGATCTGAAATATGCCAAGCTTCCAGCCAACACTGTTCAGGGCTTAAAGCTGGAAACCGGTGATGTGTTATTTGTGAGAACCAATGGCCGCCGGGAATATACGGGCCGTTGTGCTGTCTTCAACGGCGAACTCAAAGAGGCGTTGTTCGCTTCTTACCTCATTAGGGCACGATTGAAGCCGACGACTGCCCTGCCAGGCTTCGTCCGCTTATATAGCGAAACGCATGAAGGGCGAAGTTTTCTAAGTGGAAAGGCATCCAACGCGGCTGATGGCAAATTCAACATCAACACACAGACTATCAAAGGTGTCATAGTACCTCTTCCCACAATCTCAGAACAGCAAGAAATCGTTGATGCTCTGAATGCCTGCGACACCAAAATCGCCGCGTTGGAGCAAGAGGCTATGCTGATTGGTGAACTTTTCCGTGCGCTTCTAGAAGAACTGATGACTGGGCGGCTCTCTATTGCCTCACTGATAGCGGTGGAGGTGGCCCATGAGTGA